From the genome of Nicotiana sylvestris chromosome 2, ASM39365v2, whole genome shotgun sequence, one region includes:
- the LOC138886250 gene encoding secreted RxLR effector protein 161-like, with product MTSCRPVDTPMDPNSKLLPGQREPLSDPARYRRLVVVRILRYIKSTSRKGLLFEDRGHEQIVGYSDVDWARSHSDKHSTSEYCVLVGGNLVSWKSKKQNMVARSSAEVEYQVMAMATCELIWIKRLLKELKFGEIS from the exons ATGACAAGTTGTAGACCTGTTGACACtccgatggatccgaattctaaacttctgccaggACAGAGGGAGCCTCTTAGTGATCCTGCAAGATATAGGcggttggttg TTGTTcgcattcttcggtatataaaatcaACTTCACGCAAAGGTttattgtttgaggatcgaggccatgagcagatcgttggataCTCAGATGTTGATTGGGCAAGATCACATTCTGATAAACATTCTACTTCTGAATACTGTGtcttagtaggaggaaatttggtatcttggaagagcaagaaacagaatatggttgctcggtctagtgcagaagtAGAATATCAAGTAATGGCTATGGCGACATGTGAGCTAATTTGGATCAAACggttgctcaaggagttgaaatttggtgagattagttag
- the LOC104210691 gene encoding vacuolar protein sorting-associated protein 2 homolog 3, translating into MNIFSKKPNAKEALRESRRELTHATRGIEKEISALQSEEKKLVAEIKKTAKTGNETATKVLARQLVRLRQQIANLQGSRAQMRGIATHTQAISAQSSVAAGMKGATKAMTAMNKQMDPTKQAKVMQDFQRQSAQLDMTTEMMSDAIDDAIDNDEAEEETDDLTNQVLDEIGVDVASQLSAAPKGKIAGKRTEESSSSGIDELEKRLAALRNP; encoded by the exons ATGAACATCTTTTCCAAGAAACCCAATGCTAAAG AGGCGCTTCGGGAGAGTAGAAGAGAACTGACCCATGCTACCAGAG GTATTGAGAAGGAAATTTCTGCTTTGCAATCAGAG GAAAAGAAGCTTGTTGCTGAGATAAAAAAGACTGCTAAAACTGGAAATGAG ACAGCAACAAAGGTATTAGCACGTCAGTTAGTCAGACTTAGACAGCAAATAGCCAACTTGCAAGGTAGTCGGGCTCAAATGAGAGGTATAGCGACTCACACTCAG GCAATATCTGCCCAATCTTCGGTTGCTGCAGGCATGAAAGGAGCAACTAAGGCTATGACTGCTATGaataag CAAATGGACCCCACGAAGCAAGCGAAGGTGATGCAAGATTTCCAGAGGCAATCAGCTCAATTGGATATGACG ACTGAAATGATGTCAGACGCCATAGATGATGCTATAGATAATGATGAAGCGGAAGAGGAAACTGATGACTTGACAAACCAG GTCCTTGATGAAATTGGAGTCGATGTTGCCTCACAG CTGTCAGCGGCTCCCAAGGGGAAAATTGCTGGAAAAAGGACCGAGGAATCAAGCAG TTCGGGGATTGATGAACTGGAGAAAAGATTGGCTGCACTTAGAAATCCTTGA
- the LOC104210690 gene encoding uncharacterized protein has product MATEVFEWEIVNDDGFIYKRRKLQQLQVSSSTTSAFAAPVRPNPAVAKLKRKKRVLLRILERFGKDIEELELWEKAVNDLKVKSKIQQQKSSDPQPQQQPRPQPQLQSSSGFSSVDQRLSQAEAKEDLIHNILKRCDVAEALCSAAEERVKQPFFDLPIWAHSPRSLIKSLGEE; this is encoded by the exons ATGGCTACAGAGGTTTTCGAATGGGAAATCGTAAACGACGATGGCTTTATCTACAAGCGGAGAAAGCTGCAGCAGCTGCAAGTTTCGAGCTCTACCACCTCCGCCTTCGCCGCCCCGGTGCGGCCAAATCCGGCGGTGGCTAAACTGAAAAGGAAGAAACGGGTTCTCTTAAGAATTTTAGAGAGGTTTGGTAAAGATATTGAAGAGTTGGAGCTCTGGGAGAAAGCAGTGAACGACTTGAAAGTAAAGTCGAAAATCCAACAGCAGAAAAGTAGTGATCCGCAGCCGCAGCAGCAGCCGCGGCCACAGCCGCAGCTACAGTCATCGTCGGGTTTCAGCTCAGTTGATCAGCGCCTCTCTCAG GCTGAAGCTAAGGAAGATTTAATTCACAATATATTAAAGCGCTGTGATGTTGCTGAAGCCCTATGCTCTGCAGCAGAAGAAAGGGTAAAACAACCATTTTTTGATCTTCCAATTTGGGCACATTCGCCACGCAGTCTTATAAAATCACTAGGTGAAGAATAA
- the LOC104210688 gene encoding casein kinase 1-like protein 10 — protein MDHVVGGKFKLGRKIGSGSFGELYLGVNIQNGEEVAIKLESVKTKHPQLHYESKIYMLLQGGTGIPNLKWFGVEGEYNVMVIDLLGPSLEDLFNYCNRKFSLKTVLMLADQLINRVEYMHSRGFLHRDIKPDNFLMGLGRKANQVYAIDFGLAKKYRDLQTHKHIPYRENKNLTGTARYASVNTHLGVEQSRRDDLESLGYVLMYFLRGSLPWQGLKAGTKKQKYDKISEKKMLTPIEVLCKSYPSEFISYFHYCRSLRFEDKPDYSYLKRLFRDLFIREGYQFDYVFDWTILKYPQIGASSRGRAPGGSAGLNAGPSAERPGRTVGQDIRDKFSGAVEAFSRRNASGTGRHGEHSRHKTSEDMTSSKDVQPDSERGRTSRNGSSSKRAAISSSRPSSSGDPTITDSRSSRLVASNGRVSTTQRTHPGIEPKPSPFSRKGTRDDPLRSFEFLSIRK, from the exons ATGGATCATGTTGTGGGCGGAAAGTTTAAGCTTGGGAGGAAGATTGGTAGTGGCTCTTTTGGTGAGCTTTATTTAG GTGTGAATATACAGAATGGAGAAGAAGTTGCCATTAAGCTG GAATCTGTCAAGACGAAGCACCCTCAACTTCATTATGAATCAAAAATATATATGCTTCTCCAAGGAGGAA CCGGGATTCCCAACCTCAAATGGTTTGGAGTTGAGGGCGAGTACAATGTAATGGTTATTGACCTTCTTGGACCGAGTTTGGAAGACCTCTTCAACTATTGCAATAGGAAGTTCTCTTTGAAAACAGTTTTAATGCTTGCGGATCAACTA ATTAATAGAGTTGAGTATATGCACTCAAGAGGATTTCTTCACCGTGACATAAAGCCAGACAACTTTTTAATGGGACTAGGTCGCAAAGCAAATCAG GTTTACGCGATCGACTTTGGGCTTGCCAAAAAGTATAGGGACCTACAGACTCACAAGCATATACCATACAG AGAAAACAAGAATCTGACCGGCACAGCTCGTTATGCCAGTGTCAACACGCACCTTGGAGTTG AGCAAAGCAGAAGAGATGATTTAGAATCTCTGGGCTACGTGCTTATGTATTTTCTTAGAGGAAG CCTTCCATGGCAAGGACTGAAAGCTGGTACCAAGAAGCAGAAATACGACAAAATCAGTGAGAAGAAGATGTTAACTCCAATAGAG GTGTTATGCAAATCCTATCCATCAGAATTTATATCATACTTCCACTATTGCCGGTCATTACGATTTGAAGATAAACCTGACTATTCATATTTGAAGAGGCTTTTCAGAGACTTGTTTATCCGTGAAG GTTATCAATTTGACTATGTTTTTGATTGGACCATTTTGAAGTATCCTCAGATCGGTGCCAGTTCTAGAGGACGA GCTCCTGGTGGAAGTGCCGGACTAAACGCTGGGCCATCTGCTGAAAGACCAGGAAGGACAG TTGGACAAGATATTCGAGACAAGTTTTCTGGTGCTGTTGAAGCATTTTCGAGAAGGAATGCTTCGGGTACAGGAAGGCATGGGGAACATTCCAGACACAAGACTTCAGAGGATATGACTTCATCTAAAGATGTG CAACCTGATTCAGAAAGAGGCCGTACCTCGAGAAATGGAAGCTCTTCAAAAAGGGCTGCCATTTCTAGCAGCAGACCGAGCTCTTCTGGTGATCCCACCATCACTGATAGTCGCTCGAGCAGACTAGTGGCAAGCAATGGCCGCGTGTCTACCACACAAAGAACTCATCCTGGCATCGAACCAAAACCATCACCATTCTCACGTAAGGGGACACGTGATGACCCTCTTCGGAGCTTTGAGTTCCTTTCGATCAGAAAGTAA